tcccctccaaatccccccgATTTGGGGGgacgcaaaaagtgtgttttggagggattttgcttccctcccctccccttccctcataaaatttgaaccaaacacatttaattagaaatatcccctcccctcccgtcccctcccctccatctaccccgaaccaaacacacccttaggggTTAACAGATTTGTTGGTCCCTGAAATGATCAATGTGTTGTTTCTATCACAATGGATAGAATCAGGATCTTCATCACATGGTTGAGGAGTGCTGCATTGATGAAGTGTAGTTTGTTCTTGGATCTTAAAGTCATGATCATGGAATGAGACCAAAAATGATAATTGTTAATGGTGAGTAATGGAGAAACAATAACCAAATCTAGAGTTTCATTTAGGGTGCACGAAATAGGAATTTAGGGTATCAATTTGATAACTTTTGTTAGCATCGAAGGAAAATCCGATATTAACATTGACGACAATACTTGCAATTGACATGCTGAGATTGAGAAAACTCAGAAAGAAAATGAAAGGATCTTGATTGAAGgtaaaaaaagataaaattggCGAGCAAAAGAATAATTAGAATGCAACAGATGTAACTTGATCAAAGGTTGATGATTCCATGTTAAAACTGTAATTACGTAAAAGAAGAACCAtgataaatataaatatgaagaAGCTTGCATTTTACACAATATGTTTATTCTTACCTTCAATGTGTTCTTACTTATATAGCAAGCAAAAGCCACATAATAGTTTTTCTCTATTTTACAAGTTGATTAAGGTTTTACAATCCCAAAACTGACTAACTTGCCTACTTCTTATCACATTTAACGCAAACATTCTatcattaaaaaatcaaataaaaccccTATTCCTCATAAATCCTCATTAGGCAAAGTGTTTCTTTGGTTGTACATTTTGAAGTAGATAAAATTGATTCCTCTACGACATAATCAAGCGTTTACTAACAATATCATAAATTAATCATTACAATTACACCTAAGGGTGTTTTTCTCcaattttatttaacttttccAATCTGCAATAAGACAAACCGTAACTCTCCCATAAACGACAACAAGCAATAAACAAAATCCTATAGCGATATCCTCAAAAATGACAGCTAATAAATATATGTAACACACTTTTATCATAATTAAACATTGTTTCTCACTTCATTATAAAATGTAATTCCAACAAGAAATATACACCCTTCCAAATCTCAAACAAATCTCTTCATCACTATCATTCCTTGTTATGGCCATGGACATGCCTATGCCTCCAGGTCAAAACATGCCTCCATCAAATGGCACAACCaacatgatgatgatgaacatGCAAATGAGTTTCTACTGGGGCAGAAAAGCCACAGTGCTTTTCTCTGGATGGCCTAATAACAATCTTGGAATGTACATCTTAGCTCTTTTGTTTGTGTTCTTTCTAGCTATGGCTGCTGAGGTTTTGTCTAACCAACCACCCATTAAACGAGGGACTAATCCTCTCATTGGAGGGTTGATTCAGTCTTCTGTTCACTTCTTTCGAATTGTTTTCGTTTACTTGCTCATGCTTGCTGTCATGTCCTTCAATGTTGGAATCTTTATTGCTGTTGTTGTTGGTCATACGTTGGGGTTCTTTGTTGCGCGATCGCGTGCTATTGCTGTTGCGAACGGAGAAGATCAACGTTCATCTTCTGACACacttaaaatttgaattattgtGTACTCCATGCTACACCCTCTCGTGTTATATATGAGTGAAAAatcatgtcaaatatatgtttgaGTTTTAGCTTATATTTTTATGTTGCATGGTTTTCTCAAAGCTTTTCACTTATGTATTATATATAGATTTGGTGAGTACTTGATGCCTTAGTTTGTTAATTAAGCTTTTCTTTTGCATGCTGTGTAAAAAATTTCTACTTTGTTTATGTAAAGGTTGGAGATGCCAATAAGGCACCCGAGCAGGAGGTGAAATTAACTgaatccgtagtttgattcgtTGCAGTAAATAGTGTCTCTCTAGTAAACTTATCTCAATCGTTAGATTAATCTAATGTTTGATAATTCAACAATTTAAATGTTAAATTAGTTAACTAAGAGTATTTGGTTGAGATGATGTGAGTCTCTTTCAACTTAACCAGATGTCCTAAGTTTGAATTCAATCTTGAACACACAatattgttaaattttttgaaagaGAATTTCGCCACCTATTATGGTCTTTTACATTTACGCGCTAAATTTATCTTAGATGCTATTAGTAATTTGGTCTGATTCAAATATTCCTACAGACTTCTTCAATATCACAACCAACTTCCTATCAACAAAGATTCATCTGACAATAAATTTTCCCCATCCCTAACTATACCATCACTTCTAATCCTCCTCCACCCACTCTCATTCATCCTACTCTAATTGTGCCAAATATCACAAATTTCTTCAATATCACACTAATTATTGAAAATGGCACCTAAAACATGTGGTCAGACTATTCAAAATTCATGCAAGGGTTTTTGAAGTATTTGATCACACAATTCATTTCTTACCCATTGAGCCAGAAGTTAGCTCCTCTCTCAAAACCACTAACCCTCAATTATTACTACAGCTTGATGTTGTATTTTGCAGTGGGTACATGGAACCATCTCTAATGATTTTTCTAACACCATCATCAAACACGATTTCACAACTAAAATCACATGGAATCGATTGTTCGTTTATATTTTATGACAACAAAAGTTTTAAGGATATCTACCTAGAACAAGAGTTTCGCGAATTCATATGGAGCAATTCTCGGATGTATCCTCCTACTGTCAACATCTCAAGCATCTCTATGACAAACTGGTTAATGTTGGTGCTCTTGTATCTAATGAACTATTGAATCTTCAACTCATTTCGGGGCTAAGTGATGCATATGCTACAACAGGATTTCCATTCTCATACCTTATGCGTTTAATTTTTGCATTGAATTGAGTATCAACCATTGAGACAAAAGTCTTAGTGAGATTAGAAGTCGCATAATTCAATCTCATGAGAATATACCCTAGTAAATTTATTTTGTCATCAACTACAATTAAGAAGATTTTAAATCCCTTCATGGATGGAGTAGATAGGGAACCCCAAATATTCATATGGACTAAttcaaaaaaaacattaaagATATGAAAACTATGAGAGAAATGTAGTctcttttctttgaaataaaagcATATGTCACAAGGATGAGAGAATCATAAACATTCACATAAGGATTAGTTGTATTTATCTCAATTAGTTTTGCATTAGAGGTATGCCAAATCATAAATGCCAAAAATTACAATTGTTAGATTTTACTTAAGGTGTAAGGGTGTAAGGTATTAATGT
The Vicia villosa cultivar HV-30 ecotype Madison, WI linkage group LG6, Vvil1.0, whole genome shotgun sequence genome window above contains:
- the LOC131611888 gene encoding copper transporter 2-like, with the translated sequence MAMDMPMPPGQNMPPSNGTTNMMMMNMQMSFYWGRKATVLFSGWPNNNLGMYILALLFVFFLAMAAEVLSNQPPIKRGTNPLIGGLIQSSVHFFRIVFVYLLMLAVMSFNVGIFIAVVVGHTLGFFVARSRAIAVANGEDQRSSSDTLKI